One Bradyrhizobium sp. CCGB12 genomic window carries:
- a CDS encoding response regulator, producing the protein MNVPLAATLARPPARPADDAPHLLLVDDDRRIRDLLSRFLASEGYRVSTAASASDARAKLMGLHFDLLILDVMMPGETGFELARFIRTSSSVPIVMLTARHEAESRIEGLQIGADDYVAKPFEPRELALRINNILKRAAPPPQVATVEKIAFGPYVYHLDRGELRQGEEVIHLTDREREMLRILSETPGETVPRSALTGNGSVNERAVDVQINRLRRKIETDPANPLFLQAVRGIGYRLVASP; encoded by the coding sequence GTGAACGTGCCGCTCGCTGCCACTCTCGCCCGCCCGCCGGCACGCCCGGCCGACGACGCGCCGCATCTGCTCTTGGTCGACGACGACCGCCGCATCCGCGACCTGCTGTCGCGCTTCCTCGCCAGCGAAGGCTATCGCGTCTCGACCGCCGCCAGCGCCAGCGATGCGCGCGCCAAGCTCATGGGCCTGCATTTCGACCTCCTGATCCTCGACGTCATGATGCCGGGCGAGACCGGCTTCGAACTCGCCCGCTTCATCCGGACGTCCTCCTCGGTGCCGATCGTGATGCTGACGGCACGGCACGAAGCAGAAAGCCGCATCGAGGGCCTGCAGATCGGCGCCGACGACTACGTGGCAAAACCATTCGAGCCGCGCGAGCTCGCGCTGCGCATCAACAACATCCTCAAGCGCGCCGCGCCACCGCCGCAGGTAGCAACCGTGGAGAAGATTGCCTTCGGCCCCTATGTCTACCATCTCGATCGCGGCGAACTGCGCCAGGGCGAGGAGGTCATTCACCTCACCGACCGCGAGCGCGAGATGCTGCGCATCCTCTCGGAGACGCCGGGCGAGACCGTGCCGCGCAGCGCACTGACCGGCAATGGCAGCGTCAACGAGCGCGCCGTCGACGTGCAGATCAACCGCCTCAGGCGCAAGATCGAGACCGATCCCGCCAATCCACTCTTCCTCCAGGCGGTACGCGGCATCGGCTACCGGCTGGTGGCCTCGCCTTAA
- a CDS encoding MarR family transcriptional regulator yields the protein MPDINFASPSQDAAEPRPATGDGANLRWDIIELLFFAYRDFVGDPDQELEAFGFGRAHHRVMHFVYRYPGLKVADLLDVLRITKQSLGRVLKQLLDEGYIVQKTGDNDRRQRLLYATPKGEALVQKLAGLQTTRITKALAEMGPQDAETVKRFLRAMIDREDPDKVLETIFASVNHDAKE from the coding sequence ATGCCTGACATAAATTTCGCGAGTCCCTCTCAAGACGCCGCCGAGCCCCGGCCGGCCACAGGCGATGGAGCCAATTTGCGCTGGGATATCATCGAGCTGCTGTTCTTCGCCTACCGCGATTTCGTCGGCGATCCCGACCAGGAGCTGGAGGCGTTCGGCTTCGGCCGGGCTCATCACCGGGTCATGCACTTCGTCTACCGCTATCCCGGACTCAAGGTCGCCGACCTCCTCGACGTCCTGCGCATCACAAAACAGTCGCTCGGCCGCGTGCTCAAGCAGCTCCTGGACGAGGGCTATATCGTGCAGAAGACCGGCGACAATGACCGCCGCCAGCGCCTGCTCTACGCGACGCCGAAGGGCGAAGCGCTGGTGCAGAAGCTCGCCGGGCTCCAGACCACGCGGATCACCAAGGCACTCGCCGAGATGGGGCCGCAGGATGCGGAGACCGTGAAGCGCTTCCTGCGCGCGATGATCGACCGTGAGGATCCGGACAAGGTGCTCGAGACCATCTTCGCTTCCGTCAACCACGACGCCAAGGAGTGA
- a CDS encoding branched-chain amino acid aminotransferase, whose amino-acid sequence MSMTFDIQPASNPTPEKDRVAKLVDPGFGRVFTDHMAIVRYNQAKGGWYEARIEARANFQLDPAGAVLHYAQEIFEGLKAYKRDDGGVNLFRPDANARRFKDSADRMAMAQLPEDVFIEAVEQVVRIDRTWMPGGEGSLYLRPFMIASETFLGVKPSSEYIFAVIASPVGSYFKGGPAPVSIWVSENYTRAAIGGTGAVKCGGNYAASLRAQAEAIQHGCDQVVFLDAVERRYVEELGGMNVFFVFDDGSLVTPPLGTILPGITRDSIIALAKDAGKTVREEPYSLDQWRKDAGSGKLKEAFACGTAAVISPIGKVRSVTGDFDIGGGAAGPVAMGLRKQLVDIQYGRTNDPHNWIRKVL is encoded by the coding sequence ATGAGCATGACATTCGACATCCAGCCCGCATCCAATCCGACTCCAGAGAAGGACCGGGTCGCCAAGCTGGTGGATCCCGGCTTCGGACGGGTCTTCACCGATCACATGGCGATCGTCCGCTACAACCAGGCCAAGGGCGGCTGGTATGAAGCGCGCATCGAGGCACGCGCCAACTTCCAGCTCGATCCGGCCGGTGCGGTGCTGCACTACGCCCAGGAGATCTTCGAAGGTCTCAAGGCCTACAAGCGCGACGATGGCGGCGTGAACTTGTTCCGCCCCGACGCCAATGCGCGCCGCTTCAAGGATTCCGCCGACCGCATGGCGATGGCGCAGTTGCCCGAAGACGTCTTCATCGAGGCGGTCGAGCAGGTCGTGCGCATCGATCGCACCTGGATGCCGGGCGGCGAGGGCAGCCTCTATCTGCGCCCCTTCATGATCGCGAGCGAGACCTTCCTCGGCGTCAAGCCGTCCTCCGAATATATCTTCGCGGTCATCGCTTCGCCGGTCGGGTCGTACTTCAAGGGCGGTCCCGCGCCGGTCTCGATCTGGGTGTCGGAGAACTACACACGCGCGGCGATCGGCGGCACCGGAGCCGTCAAATGCGGCGGCAATTATGCCGCGAGCCTGCGCGCCCAGGCCGAAGCGATCCAGCACGGCTGCGATCAGGTCGTCTTCCTCGATGCGGTCGAGCGCCGCTATGTCGAGGAGCTCGGCGGCATGAACGTCTTCTTCGTGTTCGACGACGGCTCGCTCGTGACGCCGCCGCTCGGCACCATCCTGCCCGGCATCACCCGCGACTCCATCATCGCGCTCGCGAAGGATGCCGGCAAGACCGTGCGCGAGGAGCCGTATTCGCTCGACCAGTGGCGCAAGGATGCAGGCTCCGGCAAGCTCAAGGAAGCGTTCGCCTGCGGCACGGCCGCCGTGATCTCGCCGATCGGCAAGGTGCGTTCGGTCACCGGCGATTTCGACATCGGCGGCGGCGCCGCCGGTCCCGTCGCCATGGGCCTGCGCAAGCAGCTCGTCGACATCCAGTACGGCCGCACCAACGATCCGCACAATTGGATCCGCAAGGTGCTTTGA
- a CDS encoding YegJ family protein encodes MAPKLSQPVKWVILAAITGVSVFGILTIGPTHEVAAQDRSPIVDVRTSDPEMNAAIARARGTLPTFWASYESPKPSEAGHSLKVRFSTRKGGEHIWIAEVKKQPDGTFTGLFANEPRDLPGKHAGDKVAFGEADISDWMFMRNGKIVGGETIKPTLKSLPKADADALRARMEQP; translated from the coding sequence ATGGCACCAAAACTCTCCCAACCCGTGAAATGGGTCATTCTCGCCGCAATCACCGGCGTCTCCGTTTTCGGCATCCTGACCATCGGCCCCACGCACGAGGTCGCAGCGCAAGACCGCTCGCCGATCGTCGACGTGCGCACCAGCGATCCGGAAATGAACGCCGCGATCGCGCGGGCCCGCGGCACGCTCCCGACCTTCTGGGCTTCCTATGAATCGCCAAAGCCGTCGGAGGCCGGCCATTCCCTGAAGGTGCGCTTCTCGACCCGCAAGGGCGGCGAGCACATCTGGATCGCCGAGGTGAAGAAGCAGCCGGACGGGACCTTTACCGGTCTCTTTGCCAACGAACCGCGCGATCTGCCGGGCAAGCACGCCGGCGATAAGGTCGCGTTCGGCGAAGCCGACATCTCGGACTGGATGTTCATGCGCAACGGCAAGATCGTCGGCGGCGAAACCATCAAGCCGACGCTGAAGTCGCTGCCGAAGGCGGATGCGGATGCCCTGAGGGCACGGATGGAGCAGCCTTAG
- the hisS gene encoding histidine--tRNA ligase: MAEKPKKPQKLKARLPRGLEDRDPAAIRATREMVEKIRAVYELYGFEPVETPAMEYTDALGKFLPDQDRPNEGVFSFQDDDEQWISLRYDLTAPLARYVGERYGTDGLVLPYRSYRVGYVFRNEKPGPGRFRQFMQFDADTVGSATPAADAEICMMAADTMEALGVRRGQYVVKVNNRKVLDGVLEAIGLGGDENAGRRLTVLRAIDKLDKFSADEVRKLLGPGRWDGGEEGKGDFTKGANLSAAEADVVLAITKPRDDWKEAIAAAETYLAKSEIGQAGVSELEEIAKLVTASGYGADRIKIDPSVVRGLEYYTGPVYEVELLLETKDEKGRPVRFGSVGGGGRYDGLVSRFRGEPVPATGFSIGVSRLQAALTLLGQLDTRPEFGPVVVTVFDRDRVADYQKMVASLRTAGIRAELYLGNPKNMGNQLKYADRRNAPCVIIQGSDEKARGEVQIKDLIEGAKAAAAIASNQEWRESRPAQFSCSEADLVVKVREVLGRHDVKWG, translated from the coding sequence ATGGCCGAGAAACCCAAAAAACCCCAGAAACTGAAGGCGCGCCTGCCGCGCGGGCTCGAGGATCGCGATCCCGCCGCGATCCGGGCGACGCGCGAGATGGTCGAGAAGATCCGCGCCGTCTACGAGCTCTACGGCTTCGAGCCCGTCGAGACGCCGGCGATGGAATACACCGATGCGCTCGGCAAATTCCTGCCCGACCAGGATCGCCCGAACGAGGGCGTATTCTCGTTCCAGGACGACGACGAGCAGTGGATCAGCCTGCGCTACGATTTGACCGCGCCGCTCGCCCGCTATGTCGGCGAGCGCTACGGCACCGACGGTCTGGTGTTGCCCTATCGCAGTTACCGCGTCGGTTACGTGTTCCGCAACGAAAAGCCCGGCCCGGGCCGCTTCCGCCAGTTCATGCAGTTCGATGCCGACACGGTCGGCTCGGCAACGCCGGCGGCGGATGCCGAGATCTGCATGATGGCGGCGGACACGATGGAGGCACTCGGCGTTCGGCGCGGCCAGTACGTGGTGAAGGTGAACAACCGAAAAGTGCTCGACGGTGTGCTGGAAGCCATCGGGCTCGGTGGTGACGAGAACGCAGGCCGCAGGCTGACCGTGCTGCGCGCGATCGACAAGCTCGACAAGTTTTCTGCTGACGAAGTGCGCAAGCTGCTCGGTCCCGGACGGTGGGACGGCGGCGAAGAGGGCAAGGGCGACTTCACGAAAGGCGCCAACCTCAGCGCGGCGGAGGCCGACGTCGTTCTCGCCATCACCAAGCCGCGCGACGATTGGAAAGAAGCCATCGCTGCGGCGGAGACTTACCTCGCCAAGAGCGAGATCGGTCAGGCTGGCGTCAGCGAGCTCGAAGAGATTGCCAAGCTGGTGACGGCTTCGGGTTACGGTGCGGATCGTATCAAGATCGATCCGTCCGTCGTGCGCGGCCTCGAATACTACACCGGCCCCGTCTACGAGGTCGAACTCCTGCTCGAGACCAAGGACGAGAAGGGCCGCCCTGTGCGCTTCGGCTCGGTCGGCGGGGGTGGTCGTTACGACGGCCTCGTCTCGCGCTTTCGCGGCGAGCCGGTGCCGGCGACCGGTTTCTCGATTGGCGTTTCTCGTTTGCAGGCCGCGCTGACGCTGCTCGGCCAGCTCGACACGCGGCCCGAATTCGGGCCTGTCGTCGTCACCGTGTTCGACCGCGACCGCGTCGCCGACTATCAGAAGATGGTCGCATCCTTGCGCACCGCCGGCATCCGCGCCGAGCTCTACCTTGGCAATCCCAAGAACATGGGCAACCAGCTCAAATATGCCGATCGCCGCAACGCGCCCTGCGTCATCATCCAGGGCTCCGACGAGAAGGCGCGCGGCGAGGTGCAGATCAAGGATTTGATCGAGGGTGCGAAGGCCGCGGCCGCGATCGCCTCCAACCAGGAATGGCGCGAGAGCCGCCCGGCGCAGTTTTCGTGCAGCGAAGCCGATCTCGTCGTCAAGGTGCGCGAGGTCCTGGGCCGCCATGACGTAAAGTGGGGATAG
- a CDS encoding tautomerase family protein: MPEITVSMAEGRTDEQKAGMMRDITQALVKNLGVDADAVVIQINEAPLRHKMKGGKTFVERAAAAKK, encoded by the coding sequence ATGCCTGAGATCACCGTCAGCATGGCCGAAGGCCGCACCGACGAGCAGAAGGCCGGCATGATGCGCGACATCACCCAGGCGCTGGTGAAGAATCTCGGCGTCGACGCCGATGCCGTCGTCATCCAGATCAACGAAGCCCCGCTTCGCCACAAGATGAAGGGTGGCAAGACGTTTGTGGAGCGCGCGGCGGCGGCGAAGAAATAG
- a CDS encoding thioesterase family protein, which produces MDARDFITTGMSAERTLVVPVERTVGHFVPGMPMVYATPMMILEMEMTSGDAIRSALQPGWVTVGTEVDIRHLAAALVGATVRTTAKVVAVERRVIRFEVEAFEGTRKLGEGRHARGLVNVEMFNKRLGA; this is translated from the coding sequence ATGGACGCACGCGACTTCATCACGACAGGCATGAGCGCCGAGCGCACGCTGGTGGTGCCGGTGGAGCGCACGGTCGGGCATTTCGTGCCCGGCATGCCCATGGTTTACGCGACGCCGATGATGATCCTGGAGATGGAGATGACGTCGGGCGATGCGATCCGCTCCGCGCTTCAGCCGGGCTGGGTCACGGTCGGTACTGAGGTCGACATCCGACATCTGGCAGCCGCTCTCGTCGGTGCCACGGTGCGGACCACCGCGAAGGTGGTTGCGGTCGAACGCCGTGTCATCCGTTTCGAGGTCGAGGCGTTCGAAGGCACGCGCAAGCTCGGCGAGGGCCGCCACGCGCGCGGTCTCGTCAATGTCGAGATGTTCAACAAGCGGCTGGGAGCGTGA
- the proC gene encoding pyrroline-5-carboxylate reductase, translating into MANNTLQNITGTILLAGAGKMGGAMLTGWLAGGLDPRRVAVVDPHISPEITALATKGVALNPDVKAAGAVETLVVAVKPQMFREAGAKLKPFVSDKTSVVSIMAGTTIASLEEVCGGAVVRAMPNTPAAIGRGITVAVAAKSVSAAQRAVADALLRATGSVEWVEDEGLMDAVTAVSGSGPAYVFLLAEELARAGVEAGLPEALATKLARETVAGSGELLHQSDLPSSTLRQNVTSPGGTTAAALGVLMGEPGLRELMIRAIAAATKRSKELAK; encoded by the coding sequence ATGGCAAACAACACCCTTCAGAACATCACCGGCACCATCCTTCTCGCCGGCGCCGGCAAGATGGGTGGCGCGATGCTGACGGGATGGCTGGCGGGCGGGCTCGATCCGCGCCGCGTCGCCGTGGTCGATCCGCATATCTCGCCCGAGATCACCGCGCTGGCCACGAAGGGCGTTGCGCTCAATCCGGATGTGAAAGCGGCCGGCGCAGTCGAGACGCTGGTCGTCGCGGTGAAGCCGCAGATGTTCCGCGAGGCCGGTGCCAAGCTGAAGCCGTTCGTCTCGGACAAGACGTCGGTGGTCTCGATCATGGCGGGAACCACGATCGCCTCGCTTGAAGAAGTTTGCGGCGGCGCCGTGGTGCGCGCGATGCCGAACACGCCGGCCGCGATCGGCCGCGGCATCACCGTCGCCGTCGCGGCGAAGAGTGTCAGCGCCGCGCAGCGCGCGGTGGCCGATGCGCTGCTACGCGCCACCGGCTCGGTGGAATGGGTCGAGGATGAAGGGCTGATGGATGCGGTCACCGCCGTGTCCGGTTCGGGCCCCGCCTATGTGTTCCTGCTCGCCGAAGAGCTCGCGCGCGCCGGCGTCGAGGCCGGCTTGCCCGAAGCGCTGGCGACAAAGCTTGCGCGCGAAACCGTCGCTGGCTCCGGCGAATTGCTGCACCAGTCCGACCTTCCCTCCAGCACGCTGCGCCAGAACGTCACCTCACCCGGCGGCACCACTGCGGCGGCGCTTGGCGTGCTGATGGGCGAACCCGGCCTGCGCGAACTGATGATCCGCGCGATCGCGGCGGCGACGAAGCGCTCGAAGGAATTGGCGAAGTAA
- a CDS encoding YbjN domain-containing protein: MSLLEGTIDSKNHPLAVVEDIAASNNWPFERSGEDELTIVSKGQWTDYQLSFTWMGEIEALHLACAFDMKIPPARRGEVQRLVAAVNEQLWVGHFDLWTNTGMVMHRQALVLPGGLTASTAQCEAMLAGAIHACERYFPAFQFVVWAGKTTAQAMDAAMFDTVGEA; the protein is encoded by the coding sequence ATGTCCCTGCTCGAAGGCACTATCGATTCCAAGAACCATCCGCTCGCGGTGGTCGAGGACATCGCTGCCAGCAACAACTGGCCGTTCGAACGCTCCGGCGAAGATGAACTCACGATTGTCTCGAAGGGACAATGGACCGACTACCAGCTCTCCTTCACCTGGATGGGCGAGATCGAGGCGCTGCATCTGGCCTGCGCCTTCGACATGAAGATTCCGCCCGCGCGGCGCGGCGAAGTGCAGCGGCTCGTCGCTGCCGTGAACGAGCAGCTGTGGGTGGGCCATTTCGACCTGTGGACCAACACCGGCATGGTCATGCATCGTCAGGCTCTGGTGCTGCCGGGCGGCCTCACCGCTTCGACCGCACAGTGCGAAGCCATGCTCGCCGGCGCGATCCACGCCTGCGAGCGCTATTTTCCGGCATTCCAGTTCGTGGTGTGGGCCGGCAAGACCACCGCGCAGGCCATGGATGCGGCGATGTTCGACACGGTGGGCGAGGCGTAA
- a CDS encoding 6,7-dimethyl-8-ribityllumazine synthase: protein MNQMLQDTQAETSEVTQPPGPATEHPRFAKPQRVAFVQACWHREVVEEARIAFVREAEARHLTHVDVFEVPGSFEIPLHAQVLAKTRRYTAIVAAGLVVDGGIYRHEFVADTVIKALMDVQLRTEVPVFSAVLTPQQFHETEVHYDFFRRHFAIKGVEVAAACAETLLGLERLRGQVAAGIVG, encoded by the coding sequence ATGAATCAGATGTTGCAAGATACCCAAGCTGAAACGTCCGAAGTCACTCAACCGCCGGGTCCGGCGACCGAGCACCCGCGCTTTGCAAAGCCGCAGCGGGTGGCCTTCGTGCAGGCCTGCTGGCATCGCGAGGTCGTCGAGGAGGCTCGCATCGCCTTCGTGAGGGAGGCGGAGGCGCGGCACCTCACCCATGTCGACGTGTTCGAGGTGCCGGGCTCGTTCGAGATCCCGCTGCATGCGCAGGTCCTCGCCAAGACCCGGCGCTACACCGCGATCGTCGCAGCCGGCCTCGTCGTCGACGGCGGCATCTACCGCCACGAGTTCGTCGCCGACACCGTGATCAAGGCCCTGATGGACGTGCAGCTCCGCACCGAGGTGCCGGTGTTCTCAGCCGTGCTGACGCCGCAGCAGTTCCACGAGACCGAGGTGCACTACGACTTCTTCCGCAGGCATTTTGCCATCAAGGGCGTCGAGGTTGCGGCCGCCTGTGCGGAGACATTGCTCGGCCTCGAACGTCTGCGCGGCCAGGTCGCGGCGGGAATCGTGGGGTAG
- a CDS encoding ATP-grasp domain-containing protein has protein sequence MRRLRVLVLMHPDFLPPDSSDGYTPQEINIWKTEYDVVSTLRAAGHQVRPLGAQEEIRPVREAIEEFKPHVVFTLLEEFHYNVAYDQHIASYLELMKVPYTGCNPRGLILARGKDLSKTLVHHRRIAAPAFAVFPMRRKVKRPKHLALPLIVKALNLDGSFGISQASIVDTDEKLAERVAFIHERVETAAIAEQFIEGRELYVGVLGNNRLRVLPVWELKFGSMGGRRSRHIATEKAKHDTDYQERLGIVDGPAKDLAPEVTARIQRAAKRIYRALGLDGYARIDFRLAADGTPYFIEANPNPEIAKSQEFATAAQHDGLKYGDLLHRILTLGITRAKAGVSLG, from the coding sequence ATGAGACGACTCCGCGTTCTCGTGCTGATGCATCCGGACTTCCTGCCGCCGGACTCCTCCGACGGATACACGCCGCAGGAGATCAACATCTGGAAAACGGAATACGACGTCGTCAGCACCTTGCGCGCAGCCGGCCACCAGGTGCGCCCGCTCGGTGCGCAGGAGGAAATCAGACCGGTCCGCGAAGCGATCGAGGAGTTCAAGCCGCACGTGGTTTTCACGCTGCTGGAGGAATTCCACTACAACGTCGCCTACGACCAGCACATCGCCAGCTATCTCGAGCTGATGAAAGTGCCCTACACCGGTTGCAACCCGCGCGGCCTGATCCTGGCGCGCGGCAAGGATTTGTCCAAGACGCTGGTGCATCACCGCCGTATCGCGGCACCGGCCTTCGCCGTCTTCCCGATGCGCCGCAAGGTGAAACGGCCAAAACATCTTGCGCTGCCGCTGATCGTCAAGGCGCTGAACCTGGACGGGTCCTTTGGCATATCGCAGGCCTCGATCGTCGATACCGACGAGAAGCTGGCGGAACGGGTCGCCTTCATCCACGAGCGCGTGGAGACCGCCGCCATCGCCGAGCAATTCATCGAGGGGCGCGAGCTCTATGTCGGCGTGCTCGGCAACAACCGGCTACGCGTCCTGCCGGTCTGGGAATTGAAGTTCGGCAGCATGGGCGGGCGCCGGTCACGCCACATCGCCACCGAAAAGGCCAAGCACGACACCGATTACCAGGAACGCCTCGGCATCGTCGACGGGCCGGCGAAGGATCTTGCGCCCGAAGTCACCGCGCGCATCCAACGCGCTGCGAAGCGCATCTACCGGGCGCTCGGCCTCGACGGTTACGCGCGCATCGATTTCCGCCTCGCCGCCGACGGTACGCCGTATTTCATCGAAGCCAACCCCAACCCCGAGATCGCCAAGAGCCAGGAGTTCGCCACCGCGGCTCAGCACGACGGGCTGAAATACGGGGATCTTCTGCATCGCATCCTGACGCTTGGGATCACCCGCGCCAAGGCGGGTGTGTCGTTGGGGTGA
- a CDS encoding putative zinc-binding metallopeptidase — protein MPRRKFAWEKLSDEELLKQRLSSLRVTVEGTWLEDCVGTLHEELEERGIRLRPHTWISSEWFSPGGVPGIAIPFYLAHPRLMKLEKKQMFDVEGGTWRECMAILRHEAGHALQHGYQLQRRRRWQQLFGPSSKHYPRYYRPNPASRRYVQHLRLWYAQSHPDEDFAETFAVWLRPRSNWRTRYAGWPALKKLEYVDELMAEIAGKRPLVTTRDRVDPLGRLSETLEDHYKKKQAFYAFTPPKTYDRDLSRLFSTDPRHHRSKPAAVLIRRHRAQIRQLVARWTGENQLTLDAVLDDMISRCRELDLRAVGSEQKLVLDFTVLVTAKTMHALFGPSRRKWIAL, from the coding sequence ATGCCACGCCGGAAATTTGCCTGGGAGAAGCTGTCGGATGAGGAGTTGCTCAAGCAGCGCCTCTCCAGCCTGAGGGTTACCGTCGAAGGCACCTGGCTCGAGGACTGCGTCGGCACACTCCACGAGGAGCTCGAAGAGCGTGGCATCCGGCTGCGGCCGCATACATGGATCTCGAGCGAATGGTTCAGCCCGGGCGGCGTGCCCGGCATCGCGATTCCCTTCTATCTCGCCCATCCCCGGCTGATGAAGCTCGAGAAGAAGCAGATGTTCGACGTCGAGGGCGGGACCTGGCGCGAGTGCATGGCCATCCTCCGTCACGAGGCGGGCCATGCCTTGCAGCATGGCTACCAGCTACAGCGCCGCCGGCGCTGGCAGCAGTTGTTCGGCCCGTCGTCGAAACACTATCCACGCTACTACCGCCCCAATCCGGCCAGCAGGCGTTACGTCCAGCACCTTCGGCTGTGGTACGCGCAGAGCCACCCGGACGAGGATTTCGCCGAGACCTTTGCGGTGTGGCTGCGGCCGCGCTCGAACTGGCGGACGCGCTATGCCGGCTGGCCGGCGCTGAAGAAGCTCGAATATGTCGACGAGCTGATGGCGGAGATCGCGGGAAAGCGGCCGCTGGTCACGACGCGGGATCGTGTCGACCCGCTGGGCCGGCTCAGCGAGACACTCGAAGATCATTACAAGAAGAAGCAGGCGTTCTACGCCTTCACGCCGCCGAAGACCTACGATCGCGATCTCTCCCGGCTCTTCTCCACCGATCCGCGGCATCACCGGTCAAAACCGGCTGCGGTCCTGATCCGGCGGCATCGCGCCCAGATCAGGCAGCTGGTCGCACGGTGGACGGGCGAGAACCAGCTCACTCTCGACGCCGTCCTCGACGACATGATCTCCCGCTGCCGCGAGCTCGACCTGCGCGCCGTCGGCTCCGAACAGAAGCTCGTTCTCGATTTCACCGTCCTCGTGACCGCCAAGACGATGCACGCGCTGTTTGGCCCGTCTCGGCGCAAATGGATCGCGCTATGA
- a CDS encoding ribose-phosphate pyrophosphokinase — MSAKNGSIKLVAGNSNPALAQAIAQGLNLPLTKAVVRRFADMEIFVEIQENVRGSDAFVIQSTSFPANDHLMELLIITDALRRSSARRITAVLPYFGYARQDRKSGSRTPISAKLVANLITQAGVDRVMTLDLHAGQIQGFFDIPTDNLYAAPLMVRDIKEKFDLSKVMVISPDVGGVARARGLAKRINTPLAIVDKRRERPGESEVMNVIGDVAGYTCILVDDIVDSGGTLVNAADALIAKGAKDVYAYITHGVLSGGAAARISGSKLKELVITDSILPTEAVTKAANIRTLPIASLISDAIARTAAEESVSSLFD; from the coding sequence ATGTCGGCCAAAAACGGCTCCATCAAGCTCGTCGCCGGCAACTCCAATCCGGCCCTCGCCCAGGCCATCGCGCAAGGTCTCAACCTGCCGCTGACCAAGGCGGTGGTGCGGCGCTTCGCCGACATGGAGATCTTTGTCGAGATCCAGGAGAACGTCCGCGGCTCGGATGCCTTCGTCATCCAGTCGACCTCGTTCCCTGCGAACGACCATCTGATGGAATTGCTGATCATCACCGACGCGCTGCGCCGTTCCTCGGCGCGCCGCATCACCGCGGTGCTGCCCTATTTTGGCTACGCAAGACAGGACCGCAAATCGGGTTCACGCACGCCGATCTCAGCCAAGCTCGTCGCCAACCTGATCACGCAGGCCGGCGTCGACCGCGTCATGACGCTCGACCTGCATGCTGGCCAGATCCAGGGTTTCTTCGACATCCCGACCGACAATCTCTATGCGGCACCTCTGATGGTGCGCGACATCAAGGAGAAGTTCGACCTCTCCAAGGTGATGGTGATCTCGCCCGACGTCGGCGGCGTGGCCCGCGCGCGCGGCCTGGCTAAACGCATCAACACCCCGCTCGCGATCGTCGACAAGCGGCGCGAGCGTCCGGGCGAGTCCGAGGTCATGAACGTGATCGGTGACGTCGCCGGCTACACCTGTATCCTGGTCGACGACATCGTGGACTCCGGCGGCACGCTGGTGAACGCGGCCGACGCGCTGATCGCCAAGGGCGCCAAGGACGTCTACGCCTACATCACCCACGGCGTGCTCTCCGGCGGCGCCGCCGCCCGCATCTCCGGCTCCAAGCTGAAGGAGCTCGTGATCACCGACTCGATCCTGCCGACCGAGGCGGTGACCAAGGCTGCGAACATCCGCACGCTGCCGATCGCCAGCCTGATCTCCGACGCGATCGCGCGCACGGCGGCCGAAGAGTCGGTGTCGAGCCTGTTCGACTAG